TGAAAAAACGCGAATGAACCTTTTATCAAAGGCAATCCGTGACGGTCTAGTTCAATCCGCGCATGATGCAGCAGAAGGCGGACTTGCGGTTGCGCTTGCTGAGTCGGCGTTTTCAGGAAAAGGACTTGGAGCAGATGCCGAGTTAACCGGTGATGCGGTAACGGCACTGTTCAGTGAGACTCAATCGCGATATATCCTGACGGTACGCCCTGAAAATAAAGAGCGGTTTGAAGAGTTAACAAATGCTGTAAGAATCGGCCGGGTAACGGACAGCAGAAAATTAACCATTCGTGGAAGCCAAGGGGAACAGTGGGTGGATTTAAGCATCGAGAAGCTTGAAGACGCCTGGAGAGGAGCCATCCCATGCTTGCTGAAATCAAAGGATTAAACGAGGAATGCGGCGTTTTTGGAATCTGGGGCCATCCTGATTCAGCCCAAATTACGTACTACGGCTTGCACAGCCTTCAGCACCGCGGCCAGGAGGGCGCGGGCATTGTAACGACGGACGGCAAGACGATGGACTGCGAGAAAGGTCTTGGCTTGATTACGGATGTTTTCAACAAAGGCCAGCTTGGAGAAATGAGCGGGAAAGCAGCGATCGGCCACGTCCGGTATGCAACAGCGGGAGGGGGCGGCTATGAAAACGTCCAGCCGCTTATGTTCCGTTCGCAAAACGGCGGACTGGCACTTGCGCATAACGGGAATCTGGTAAACGCAAACCATTTAAAGCACCAGCTTGAGAGCCAGGGAAGTATTTTTCAGACAACGTCCGATACGGAAGTGCTTGCCCATTTAATTAAACGAAGCGGCCACTTCTCTTTAAAGGATAAAGTAAAAAACGCCTTATCCATGATAAAAGGGGCTTACGCGTTTGTTATTTTAACCGAAACGGAAATGATGGTGGCGCTTGATCCGAACAGCCTCCGCCCTCTGTCAATCGGCCTGCTTGGCGATGCATATGTGGTCGCATCCGAAACGTGTGCCTTTGATATTGTCGGAGCAGATTACCTGCGCGAGGTGCAGCCGGGCGAACTGATTATCATTAACGACGACGGCCTGCAGTCCGAACGGTTCTCCATGAACAGCAACCGATCAATCTGCAGCATGGAATACATTTATTTTTCCAGACCCGACAGCAACATTGACGGAATCAACGTGCATACCGCCCGGAAAAACCTCGGCAAGCGTTTGGCCCAGGAAGCGGCAGTGGAAGCAGACGTTGTGACAGGGGTGCCTGATTCCTCTATTTCAGCAGCAATCGGCTATGCGGAAGCATCCGGTATTCCGTATGAGCTTGGTCTAATTAAAAACCGGTATGTCGGCCGGACATTTATCCAGCCGTCCCAGTCTTTAAGAGAGCAAGGGGTAAAAATGAAGCTTTCTGCCGTCCGCGGTGTTGTAGAGGGCAAGCGGGTCGTGATGGTCGATGATTCGATCGTCCGCGGAACGACGAGCAGACGGATCGTGCAAATGCTGAAGGAAGCAGGCGCGACCGAGGTTCACGTCCGCATCAGCTCACCGCCGATTGCGCATCCGTGCTTTTACGGAATTGATACTTCTACGCATGAGGAACTGATTGCGTCTTCTCATAACGCAGAAGAGATTCGGGAATTAATCGGTGCCGATTCCATCGCGTTCATCAGTCCGGAAGGCTTGCTTGATGGAATTGGCCGCCCTTATGAAGGAGAAACAAGAGGACAGTGCATGGCGTGCTTTACCGGCCGCTATCCGACGGAAATTTATGCCGACACGCTGCTCCCTCATGAAAAAGAAGTAAAAACAGGTGCACGATAAGGAGGAACGGACATGTCAAAAGCCTATCAGGAAGCGGGAGTGAACATCGAAGCCGGCTATGAAGCGGTTTCCAGAATGAAAAAACACGTTGAGCGTACGAAACGCGAGGGTGCCATCGGTCTGCTCGGAGGCTTTGGCGGTGTCTTCGACCTGTCTGCTCTGAATTACCGGAAGCCGGTTCTTGTATCGGGTACAGACGGCGTCGGAACGAAGCTTAAGCTCGCTTTTATGGCGGATCGTCATGATACAATTGGGATCGACGCAGTGGCGATGTGCGTGAACGATATCTTGGCTCAAGGTGCGGAACCGCTTTTTTTCCTGGATTATTTAGCCCTTGGAAAAGCAGATCCTGAAAAAATTGAGCAAATCGTTAAAGGGATTGCCGACGGCTGCGAGGAAGCAGGATGTGCGCTGATTGGCGGCGAAACGGCTGAGATGCCCGGCCTTTACAATGAGGGTGAATACGATGTTGCCGGCTTCAGCGTTGGCGGAGCAGAAAAGGATGAGCTTGTGACCGGGGCAGGGATTAAACCGGGTCATGTGCTGATTGGACTCACCTCAAGCGGTCTTCACAGCAACGGCTTTTCACTTGTCCGGAAAATTCTCCTCGAAGACAGCGGACTCCAGCTGAACCAAACAGTTGAGCCATTGCAAAACCCGCTCGGCGAGGAGCTTTTAACACCAACAAGAATTTATGTAAAACCTGTTATAAAAGTGCTGAAGAATGTAAAAGTGGATGGGATGGCGCATATTACCGGCGGCGGTTTTGTTGAAAACATTCCGAGGATGCTGCCGGAGGGACTGGGCGCAGAAATTGACTATGGTTCATGGCCGATTCCGAAGATTTTTGACCTTCTTGAAGAAAAAGGAAGCCTAAACCGGGAAGAAATGTTCAACATTTTCAATATGGGCATCGGCTTTGTCCTTGCCGTCAGTCCGGAACGAATTCATGATGCGATTGGAATTCTTGAGGAGCATGGCGAAAAAGCCTTTATTATCGGACGGGTGAAAGAAGGTTCCGGGGTCGAATTCGGCGGTGCTGCACTATGATGAAAAAATCAAAAATCGCCGTTTTCGCATCAGGAAGCGGCAGTAATTTTCAAGCCATTTCAGAAAAAACGAAGAACGGGGAGCTCGATGCGGAAATTGTCCTTCTCGTCTGCGATAAGCCTGGTGCCCCTGTAACGGAAAAAGCAAGATTAGCAGGTGTTCCGGTCCTGGAGCTATCACCAAAATCATTTGAAAACAAAGCTGCCTATGAAGCTGAAATTCTTGCAAACCTTGAGAAGAACGGGACCGAGTGGCTCATCCTGGCAGGCTATATGCGTCTGATCGGGCCTGTTCTCCTTGATGCTTTTCCAACCAAGATTATGAATCTCCATCCCTCGCTGCTTCCGAAATTTCCAGGGAAGGATGCAATCGAACGCGCCTTCCAATCAGGAGATACGGAAACCGGCATTACGATTCATTATGTGGATGAAGGAATGGACACAGGTCCGATCATCGACCAGATGAGAGTCGCTATTCCAGAATCTCTTGAACAGCTAAAAATAAATATTCACAAGGCGGAGCACGCTTTTTTCCCCGCCGTCCTTCAGCATGTACTGAAAATCAAGACAGAGGTGAAGCAATCATGACGATTAAACGAGCACTAATCAGCGTATCCAATAAAGAAAATCTTGTTCCGTTCGCGAAGCGCCTTGGTGAACTTGGGATTGAAGTGATCTCGACCGGCGGTACGAAAAAAATGCTTCAGGAAGCGGGAGTAAAGACAATCGGTATCTCCGAGGTAACAGGCTTCCCTGAAATCATGGATGGCCGCGTCAAAACTCTTCATCCGGCCATTCACGGCGGACTTCTTGCCGTAAGAGACAACGAGAGTCATATGAATCAGCTGAAAGAGAACGGCATTCAACCAATCGACTTAGTTGTCGTGAATCTATATCCGTTCAAAGAAACGATTTCCAAACCGGATTTCACATTCGATGAAGCAGTTGAAAATATCGATATCGGCGGCCCCGGCATGCTTCGTGCATCGGCTAAAAATCACGGGGATGTTACGGTGATTGTTGATCCTGCTGATTATAATTCCGTTCTGGATCAAATTGAAAAAGACGGAGACACAAATCTTGAATTCAGACGCAGGCTTGCTGCGAAAGTATTCAGACACACAGCTGCCTATGATGCTCTGATTGCAGAATACATGACATCCATTACAGGAGAAGAAAATCCTGAAACGATGACCGTTACATATGAAAAGAAACAGGATTTGCGCTACGGAGAAAACCCGCATCAGAAGGCTGTATTCTATCAAACGCCTCTTAAACGGAAGGCATCCATTGCGGAAGCGAAGCAGCTTCACGGCAAAGAGCTTTCCTATAACAATATTAAAGATGCAGACGCTGCCCTTCAGATTGTACGTGAATTCGCAGCGCCGGCAGCTGTGGCCGTTAAGCATATGAATCCATGCGGAGTCGGAACAGCCGATAGCATTGAACAAGCCTATCAGCGTGCTTTTGAAGCAGATCCCACCTCTATTTTCGGCGGAATCATCGCGTTGAACAGAGAAGTGAATGCCGCAACAGCAGAGAAACTGCATGAAATTTTCCTTGAAATTATTATTGCCCCTTCCTTTTCAAAGGAGGCATTGGAAATCTTGACGTCCAAAAAGAACCTCCGACTCTTGACGATTGAACAGGAGGAAAAAGGAGCAGCAGCCAAGCAGCTTGTGTCCGTTGCAGGCGGTCTGCTGGTCCAGGACGAGGATACGCTGACAATTGATGATGCGGAAGTTTCCATTCCAACAAAGCGTGAGCCGACGGAACAGGAGTGGAAGGATTTGAAACTTGCCTGGCAAGTGGTCAAGCATGTAAAATCCAACGCGATTGTTTTGGCGAAGGATGAAAGGACAATTGGAATCGGGGCAGGACAGATGAACCGAGTCGGCTCTGCAAAAATTGCGATTGAACAAGCCGGAGCAAAAGCAGAAGGAAGCGCAATGGGATCCGACGCATTTTTCCCAATGGGAGATACAGTGGAAGCCGCAGCAAAAGCCGGCGTCACGGCCATCATTCAGCCGGGAGGCTCCATCAAAGACGAAGATTCCATTCGCGCTGCAGATGAGCATGGCATCACAATGGTATTCACAGGCATTCGCCATTTCAAGCATTAAGAAGGGAGAGCGATCCTTTTGAACGTACTCGTAATCGGACGCGGAGGCCGCGAGCATACCATCGCATGGAAGCTCGCTCAATCCGGCAGGGCGGAAAAAGTATTTGCGGCACCGGGAAATGACGGAATGACCGATTGTGCGGAAAGAGTTCCAGTGGACGAGCTTGATTTTGCCGGCCTTATTGCTTTTGCAAAAGAGAATGAAGTCGGATTAACGGTGGTTGGTCCTGAAGTCCCTTTACTCGAGGGAATCACAGAAGCCTTTGAAAAAGAGGGGCTGCGGATTTTTGGACCGTCAAGCCAGGCCGCGATGGTGGAAGGCAGCAAGCAGTTTGCGAAAGAGCTGATGGAGAAATACCGCATTCCGACTGCGGGATATGCGGCTTTTACCTCCTATGAAGAAGCACGGGCGTATGTGGAGACAAACGGGGTTCCGATTGTGATCAAAGCGGACGGACTGGCAGCCGGAAAAGGGGTCACGGTTGCCATGACAATGGAGGACGCACTTCAGTGCCTGAAGGATTTCCTCCTCGATGAAAAGTTTGGTGAGGCGAGTAAATCCGTTGTCATAGAAGATTTTCTAGAGGGAGAAGAATTTTCCCTCATGGCCTTCGTGAATGGAGAAAAAGTGTATCCAATGGTCATCGCGCAGGATCACAAACGTGCATTTGACGGCGACCGCGGACCGAACACAGGAGGAATGGGCGCCTACTCTCCTGTACCGCAAATACCGGAAGAGGCGGTGGCTGAAGCGATCCGGTCCGTGCTTGTGCCGGCTGCGAAGGGCCTTGTACAAGAGGGGACACCTTTTACCGGAATCTTATACGCAGGACTCATGCTGACGGCAGACGGTCCGAAAGTCATCGAATTCAACGCGCGCTTCGGTGATCCGGAAACACAAGCCGTTCTTCCGAGAATGAAGAGCGACCTGGTCGACGTGATCGAAGCAGTGATGGAAGGCCGGGACTTTGAAATTGAGTGGACAGATGAAGCCGCCGTTGCCGTGGTGCTTGCTTCAGAAGGATATCCTGAAGCGTACGAAAAAGGAACGATGCTGAACGGACTGGCTGAAGCCGGGGGTGAAGCTGCGGTATTTCATGCAGGTACAAAACGCTCTGGAGACACCTTCGTTTCCGACGGCGGCCGGATTCTCGCAGTTTCTGCAAACGGCAGGACCATACAGGAAGCACAGGAAAAAGCCTATAAATCGATTCGATATCTGGACGGGAACGGC
The Metabacillus sp. FJAT-52054 genome window above contains:
- the purF gene encoding amidophosphoribosyltransferase → MLAEIKGLNEECGVFGIWGHPDSAQITYYGLHSLQHRGQEGAGIVTTDGKTMDCEKGLGLITDVFNKGQLGEMSGKAAIGHVRYATAGGGGYENVQPLMFRSQNGGLALAHNGNLVNANHLKHQLESQGSIFQTTSDTEVLAHLIKRSGHFSLKDKVKNALSMIKGAYAFVILTETEMMVALDPNSLRPLSIGLLGDAYVVASETCAFDIVGADYLREVQPGELIIINDDGLQSERFSMNSNRSICSMEYIYFSRPDSNIDGINVHTARKNLGKRLAQEAAVEADVVTGVPDSSISAAIGYAEASGIPYELGLIKNRYVGRTFIQPSQSLREQGVKMKLSAVRGVVEGKRVVMVDDSIVRGTTSRRIVQMLKEAGATEVHVRISSPPIAHPCFYGIDTSTHEELIASSHNAEEIRELIGADSIAFISPEGLLDGIGRPYEGETRGQCMACFTGRYPTEIYADTLLPHEKEVKTGAR
- the purM gene encoding phosphoribosylformylglycinamidine cyclo-ligase, which gives rise to MSKAYQEAGVNIEAGYEAVSRMKKHVERTKREGAIGLLGGFGGVFDLSALNYRKPVLVSGTDGVGTKLKLAFMADRHDTIGIDAVAMCVNDILAQGAEPLFFLDYLALGKADPEKIEQIVKGIADGCEEAGCALIGGETAEMPGLYNEGEYDVAGFSVGGAEKDELVTGAGIKPGHVLIGLTSSGLHSNGFSLVRKILLEDSGLQLNQTVEPLQNPLGEELLTPTRIYVKPVIKVLKNVKVDGMAHITGGGFVENIPRMLPEGLGAEIDYGSWPIPKIFDLLEEKGSLNREEMFNIFNMGIGFVLAVSPERIHDAIGILEEHGEKAFIIGRVKEGSGVEFGGAAL
- the purN gene encoding phosphoribosylglycinamide formyltransferase, which encodes MKKSKIAVFASGSGSNFQAISEKTKNGELDAEIVLLVCDKPGAPVTEKARLAGVPVLELSPKSFENKAAYEAEILANLEKNGTEWLILAGYMRLIGPVLLDAFPTKIMNLHPSLLPKFPGKDAIERAFQSGDTETGITIHYVDEGMDTGPIIDQMRVAIPESLEQLKINIHKAEHAFFPAVLQHVLKIKTEVKQS
- the purH gene encoding bifunctional phosphoribosylaminoimidazolecarboxamide formyltransferase/IMP cyclohydrolase — translated: MTIKRALISVSNKENLVPFAKRLGELGIEVISTGGTKKMLQEAGVKTIGISEVTGFPEIMDGRVKTLHPAIHGGLLAVRDNESHMNQLKENGIQPIDLVVVNLYPFKETISKPDFTFDEAVENIDIGGPGMLRASAKNHGDVTVIVDPADYNSVLDQIEKDGDTNLEFRRRLAAKVFRHTAAYDALIAEYMTSITGEENPETMTVTYEKKQDLRYGENPHQKAVFYQTPLKRKASIAEAKQLHGKELSYNNIKDADAALQIVREFAAPAAVAVKHMNPCGVGTADSIEQAYQRAFEADPTSIFGGIIALNREVNAATAEKLHEIFLEIIIAPSFSKEALEILTSKKNLRLLTIEQEEKGAAAKQLVSVAGGLLVQDEDTLTIDDAEVSIPTKREPTEQEWKDLKLAWQVVKHVKSNAIVLAKDERTIGIGAGQMNRVGSAKIAIEQAGAKAEGSAMGSDAFFPMGDTVEAAAKAGVTAIIQPGGSIKDEDSIRAADEHGITMVFTGIRHFKH
- the purD gene encoding phosphoribosylamine--glycine ligase, whose amino-acid sequence is MNVLVIGRGGREHTIAWKLAQSGRAEKVFAAPGNDGMTDCAERVPVDELDFAGLIAFAKENEVGLTVVGPEVPLLEGITEAFEKEGLRIFGPSSQAAMVEGSKQFAKELMEKYRIPTAGYAAFTSYEEARAYVETNGVPIVIKADGLAAGKGVTVAMTMEDALQCLKDFLLDEKFGEASKSVVIEDFLEGEEFSLMAFVNGEKVYPMVIAQDHKRAFDGDRGPNTGGMGAYSPVPQIPEEAVAEAIRSVLVPAAKGLVQEGTPFTGILYAGLMLTADGPKVIEFNARFGDPETQAVLPRMKSDLVDVIEAVMEGRDFEIEWTDEAAVAVVLASEGYPEAYEKGTMLNGLAEAGGEAAVFHAGTKRSGDTFVSDGGRILAVSANGRTIQEAQEKAYKSIRYLDGNGVFYRTDIGNKAITAKTPY